A single genomic interval of Macadamia integrifolia cultivar HAES 741 chromosome 6, SCU_Mint_v3, whole genome shotgun sequence harbors:
- the LOC122082403 gene encoding fructose-bisphosphate aldolase-lysine N-methyltransferase, chloroplastic isoform X4, producing the protein MWAVSRFTNVWFHSPFLIHFSNLHFRLKCFSSLSKVEPCLSEDCDDFFLPWLERKAGTEISSVLSIGKSGYGRSLFASKSIRAGDCILKVPFSVQITPDKVLPEISCLLGDDVGYNARLAILILVENKLGQDSRWAPYISRLPRPGELHCTIFWSKDELDMVRKSAIYHETVNQQAQVEKEFLAIRPVLDNFPHIFEDVTLKDFMHAYALVGSRAWGSSKGLSLIPFADFLNHDEFSEAVLLSDKHKKTSEVIAERDYATGEEVLIRYGKFPNTTLLQDFGFTLPYNIHDQVQIWVGVPQHDPLRMMKLDLLHKHCAPTTVRTTDGFDSCKTNFTINRDRKRHQWCPNEYLAVLMQVSGMTHLDKRPIYKGNCPTNHSK; encoded by the exons ATGTGGGCAGTGAGTCGGTTTACCAACGTCTGGTTTCATAGTCCCTTTCTTATCCACTTTTCAAATCTCCACTTCAGACTGAAATGCTTCTCTTCGCTCTCTAAG GTTGAACCATGTCTAAGTGAAGATTGCGATGATTTTTTCTTGCCGTGGTTAGAGCGGAAGGCAGGGACCGAAATTTCTTCAGTTCTTTCGATTGGGAAGTCTGGATATGGCAG GTCATTGTTCGCATCGAAGTCCATACGAGCTGGAGATTGCATATTAAAGGTTCCTTTCAGCGTG CAGATAACACCAGATAAAGTTCTTCCCGAAATTAGCTGTTTATTAGGAGATGATGTTGGATATAATGCACGGCTTGCTATTCTTATTTTAGTCGAGAATAAATTGGGTCAG GACTCCAGATGGGCCCCCTATATAAGCCGTCTTCCTCGGCCCGGGGAGCTTCATTGCACG ATATTCTGGAGTAAAGATGAGCTGGACATGGTACGAAAAAGTGCAATATATCATGAAACTGTCAATCAACAAGCCCAagttgaaaaggaatttttggCAATTAGACCA GTTCTTGATAATTTCCCTCATATTTTTGAAGATGTTACACTGAAGGATTTCATGCATGCATATGCATTAG TTGGATCCCGTGCATGGGGAAGTTCAAAGGGTTTATCTCTG ATTCCATTTGCAGATTTCCTAAATCATGATGAGTTTTCAGAGGCAGTGTTGTTAAGTGACAAACATAAAAAAACCTCCGAG GTTATTGCTGAAAGGGATTATGCTACTGGTGAAGAG GTTTTAATAAGGTATGGAAAATTCCCAAACACCACACTCCTGCAGGACTTTGGATTTACGCTTCCATACAACATTCATGATCAG GTTCAAATTTGGGTTGGTGTACCTCAACATGATCCTCTACGTATGATGAAATTGGACCTTTTACACAAACATTGTGCCCCAACAACAGTCAGAACCACTGACGGTTTTGATTCTTGCAAGACTAATTTTACAATCAA CAGAGACAGAAAGAGGCATCAATGGTGTCCAAACGAGTATCTAGCTGTGCTAATGCAAGTATCTGGCATGACACATTTGGACAAACGACCAATCTACAAGGGAAATTGTCCAACAAATCAtagtaaataa
- the LOC122082403 gene encoding fructose-bisphosphate aldolase-lysine N-methyltransferase, chloroplastic isoform X1, whose protein sequence is MWAVSRFTNVWFHSPFLIHFSNLHFRLKCFSSLSKVEPCLSEDCDDFFLPWLERKAGTEISSVLSIGKSGYGRSLFASKSIRAGDCILKVPFSVQITPDKVLPEISCLLGDDVGYNARLAILILVENKLGQDSRWAPYISRLPRPGELHCTIFWSKDELDMVRKSAIYHETVNQQAQVEKEFLAIRPVLDNFPHIFEDVTLKDFMHAYALVGSRAWGSSKGLSLIPFADFLNHDEFSEAVLLSDKHKKTSEVIAERDYATGEEVLIRYGKFPNTTLLQDFGFTLPYNIHDQVQIWVGVPQHDPLRMMKLDLLHKHCAPTTVRTTDGFDSCKTNFTIKEVRSASRKGKGIPQPLRAFARILSSTSIEELEDLVSEAAQNDGRLARRPLQNNSKEIQAHQFLLSQISQLIQEYEVSIKLLNPDKTTSVGQLAIRAQMARDLLAGERRVLKSASAWLKNYCATLSTAKDHS, encoded by the exons ATGTGGGCAGTGAGTCGGTTTACCAACGTCTGGTTTCATAGTCCCTTTCTTATCCACTTTTCAAATCTCCACTTCAGACTGAAATGCTTCTCTTCGCTCTCTAAG GTTGAACCATGTCTAAGTGAAGATTGCGATGATTTTTTCTTGCCGTGGTTAGAGCGGAAGGCAGGGACCGAAATTTCTTCAGTTCTTTCGATTGGGAAGTCTGGATATGGCAG GTCATTGTTCGCATCGAAGTCCATACGAGCTGGAGATTGCATATTAAAGGTTCCTTTCAGCGTG CAGATAACACCAGATAAAGTTCTTCCCGAAATTAGCTGTTTATTAGGAGATGATGTTGGATATAATGCACGGCTTGCTATTCTTATTTTAGTCGAGAATAAATTGGGTCAG GACTCCAGATGGGCCCCCTATATAAGCCGTCTTCCTCGGCCCGGGGAGCTTCATTGCACG ATATTCTGGAGTAAAGATGAGCTGGACATGGTACGAAAAAGTGCAATATATCATGAAACTGTCAATCAACAAGCCCAagttgaaaaggaatttttggCAATTAGACCA GTTCTTGATAATTTCCCTCATATTTTTGAAGATGTTACACTGAAGGATTTCATGCATGCATATGCATTAG TTGGATCCCGTGCATGGGGAAGTTCAAAGGGTTTATCTCTG ATTCCATTTGCAGATTTCCTAAATCATGATGAGTTTTCAGAGGCAGTGTTGTTAAGTGACAAACATAAAAAAACCTCCGAG GTTATTGCTGAAAGGGATTATGCTACTGGTGAAGAG GTTTTAATAAGGTATGGAAAATTCCCAAACACCACACTCCTGCAGGACTTTGGATTTACGCTTCCATACAACATTCATGATCAG GTTCAAATTTGGGTTGGTGTACCTCAACATGATCCTCTACGTATGATGAAATTGGACCTTTTACACAAACATTGTGCCCCAACAACAGTCAGAACCACTGACGGTTTTGATTCTTGCAAGACTAATTTTACAATCAA GGAAGTAAGATCTGCTAGTAGAAAAGGGAAGGGGATTCCACAGCCACTTCGTGCATTTGCCCGTATTTTGTCCAGCACTTCTATTGAAG AACTGGAGGATTTGGTTTCGGAAGCTGCACAAAATGATGGCCGGCTGGCTCGACGTCCTCTACAGAACAACAGTAAGGAGATCCAAGCCCATCAGTTCCTGCTATCGCAAATTTCACAATTGATTCAGGAATATGAAGTGTCTATCAAG TTACTGAATCCTGACAAGACTACCTCAGTTGGACAGCTTGCTATCCGAGCACAAATGGCTCGAGATCTCCTTGCTGGGGAACGTCGTGTCCTAAAGTCAGCATCTGCTTGGCTAAAGAACTACTGTGCAACCTTATCTACTGCGAAGGATCATTCCTGA
- the LOC122082403 gene encoding fructose-bisphosphate aldolase-lysine N-methyltransferase, chloroplastic isoform X5 has product MWAVSRFTNVWFHSPFLIHFSNLHFRLKCFSSLSKVEPCLSEDCDDFFLPWLERKAGTEISSVLSIGKSGYGRSLFASKSIRAGDCILKVPFSVQITPDKVLPEISCLLGDDVGYNARLAILILVENKLGQDSRWAPYISRLPRPGELHCTIFWSKDELDMVRKSAIYHETVNQQAQVEKEFLAIRPVLDNFPHIFEDVTLKDFMHAYALVGSRAWGSSKGLSLIPFADFLNHDEFSEAVLLSDKHKKTSEVIAERDYATGEEVLIRYGKFPNTTLLQDFGFTLPYNIHDQVQIWVGVPQHDPLRMMKLDLLHKHCAPTTVRTTDGFDSCKTNFTIKDRKRHQWCPNEYLAVLMQVSGMTHLDKRPIYKGNCPTNHSK; this is encoded by the exons ATGTGGGCAGTGAGTCGGTTTACCAACGTCTGGTTTCATAGTCCCTTTCTTATCCACTTTTCAAATCTCCACTTCAGACTGAAATGCTTCTCTTCGCTCTCTAAG GTTGAACCATGTCTAAGTGAAGATTGCGATGATTTTTTCTTGCCGTGGTTAGAGCGGAAGGCAGGGACCGAAATTTCTTCAGTTCTTTCGATTGGGAAGTCTGGATATGGCAG GTCATTGTTCGCATCGAAGTCCATACGAGCTGGAGATTGCATATTAAAGGTTCCTTTCAGCGTG CAGATAACACCAGATAAAGTTCTTCCCGAAATTAGCTGTTTATTAGGAGATGATGTTGGATATAATGCACGGCTTGCTATTCTTATTTTAGTCGAGAATAAATTGGGTCAG GACTCCAGATGGGCCCCCTATATAAGCCGTCTTCCTCGGCCCGGGGAGCTTCATTGCACG ATATTCTGGAGTAAAGATGAGCTGGACATGGTACGAAAAAGTGCAATATATCATGAAACTGTCAATCAACAAGCCCAagttgaaaaggaatttttggCAATTAGACCA GTTCTTGATAATTTCCCTCATATTTTTGAAGATGTTACACTGAAGGATTTCATGCATGCATATGCATTAG TTGGATCCCGTGCATGGGGAAGTTCAAAGGGTTTATCTCTG ATTCCATTTGCAGATTTCCTAAATCATGATGAGTTTTCAGAGGCAGTGTTGTTAAGTGACAAACATAAAAAAACCTCCGAG GTTATTGCTGAAAGGGATTATGCTACTGGTGAAGAG GTTTTAATAAGGTATGGAAAATTCCCAAACACCACACTCCTGCAGGACTTTGGATTTACGCTTCCATACAACATTCATGATCAG GTTCAAATTTGGGTTGGTGTACCTCAACATGATCCTCTACGTATGATGAAATTGGACCTTTTACACAAACATTGTGCCCCAACAACAGTCAGAACCACTGACGGTTTTGATTCTTGCAAGACTAATTTTACAATCAA AGACAGAAAGAGGCATCAATGGTGTCCAAACGAGTATCTAGCTGTGCTAATGCAAGTATCTGGCATGACACATTTGGACAAACGACCAATCTACAAGGGAAATTGTCCAACAAATCAtagtaaataa
- the LOC122082403 gene encoding fructose-bisphosphate aldolase-lysine N-methyltransferase, chloroplastic isoform X7 — MWAVSRFTNVWFHSPFLIHFSNLHFRLKCFSSLSKVEPCLSEDCDDFFLPWLERKAGTEISSVLSIGKSGYGRSLFASKSIRAGDCILKVPFSVQITPDKVLPEISCLLGDDVGYNARLAILILVENKLGQDSRWAPYISRLPRPGELHCTIFWSKDELDMVRKSAIYHETVNQQAQVEKEFLAIRPVLDNFPHIFEDVTLKDFMHAYALVGSRAWGSSKGLSLIPFADFLNHDEFSEAVLLSDKHKKTSEVIAERDYATGEEVLIRYGKFPNTTLLQDFGFTLPYNIHDQVQIWVGVPQHDPLRMMKLDLLHKHCAPTTVRTTDGFDSCKTNFTIKLRQKEASMVSKRVSSCANASIWHDTFGQTTNLQGKLSNKS; from the exons ATGTGGGCAGTGAGTCGGTTTACCAACGTCTGGTTTCATAGTCCCTTTCTTATCCACTTTTCAAATCTCCACTTCAGACTGAAATGCTTCTCTTCGCTCTCTAAG GTTGAACCATGTCTAAGTGAAGATTGCGATGATTTTTTCTTGCCGTGGTTAGAGCGGAAGGCAGGGACCGAAATTTCTTCAGTTCTTTCGATTGGGAAGTCTGGATATGGCAG GTCATTGTTCGCATCGAAGTCCATACGAGCTGGAGATTGCATATTAAAGGTTCCTTTCAGCGTG CAGATAACACCAGATAAAGTTCTTCCCGAAATTAGCTGTTTATTAGGAGATGATGTTGGATATAATGCACGGCTTGCTATTCTTATTTTAGTCGAGAATAAATTGGGTCAG GACTCCAGATGGGCCCCCTATATAAGCCGTCTTCCTCGGCCCGGGGAGCTTCATTGCACG ATATTCTGGAGTAAAGATGAGCTGGACATGGTACGAAAAAGTGCAATATATCATGAAACTGTCAATCAACAAGCCCAagttgaaaaggaatttttggCAATTAGACCA GTTCTTGATAATTTCCCTCATATTTTTGAAGATGTTACACTGAAGGATTTCATGCATGCATATGCATTAG TTGGATCCCGTGCATGGGGAAGTTCAAAGGGTTTATCTCTG ATTCCATTTGCAGATTTCCTAAATCATGATGAGTTTTCAGAGGCAGTGTTGTTAAGTGACAAACATAAAAAAACCTCCGAG GTTATTGCTGAAAGGGATTATGCTACTGGTGAAGAG GTTTTAATAAGGTATGGAAAATTCCCAAACACCACACTCCTGCAGGACTTTGGATTTACGCTTCCATACAACATTCATGATCAG GTTCAAATTTGGGTTGGTGTACCTCAACATGATCCTCTACGTATGATGAAATTGGACCTTTTACACAAACATTGTGCCCCAACAACAGTCAGAACCACTGACGGTTTTGATTCTTGCAAGACTAATTTTACAATCAAGTTG AGACAGAAAGAGGCATCAATGGTGTCCAAACGAGTATCTAGCTGTGCTAATGCAAGTATCTGGCATGACACATTTGGACAAACGACCAATCTACAAGGGAAATTGTCCAACAAATCAtag
- the LOC122082403 gene encoding fructose-bisphosphate aldolase-lysine N-methyltransferase, chloroplastic isoform X6: protein MWAVSRFTNVWFHSPFLIHFSNLHFRLKCFSSLSKVEPCLSEDCDDFFLPWLERKAGTEISSVLSIGKSGYGRSLFASKSIRAGDCILKVPFSVQITPDKVLPEISCLLGDDVGYNARLAILILVENKLGQDSRWAPYISRLPRPGELHCTIFWSKDELDMVRKSAIYHETVNQQAQVEKEFLAIRPVLDNFPHIFEDVTLKDFMHAYALVGSRAWGSSKGLSLIPFADFLNHDEFSEAVLLSDKHKKTSEVIAERDYATGEEVLIRYGKFPNTTLLQDFGFTLPYNIHDQVQIWVGVPQHDPLRMMKLDLLHKHCAPTTVRTTDGFDSCKTNFTIKLQRQKEASMVSKRVSSCANASIWHDTFGQTTNLQGKLSNKS, encoded by the exons ATGTGGGCAGTGAGTCGGTTTACCAACGTCTGGTTTCATAGTCCCTTTCTTATCCACTTTTCAAATCTCCACTTCAGACTGAAATGCTTCTCTTCGCTCTCTAAG GTTGAACCATGTCTAAGTGAAGATTGCGATGATTTTTTCTTGCCGTGGTTAGAGCGGAAGGCAGGGACCGAAATTTCTTCAGTTCTTTCGATTGGGAAGTCTGGATATGGCAG GTCATTGTTCGCATCGAAGTCCATACGAGCTGGAGATTGCATATTAAAGGTTCCTTTCAGCGTG CAGATAACACCAGATAAAGTTCTTCCCGAAATTAGCTGTTTATTAGGAGATGATGTTGGATATAATGCACGGCTTGCTATTCTTATTTTAGTCGAGAATAAATTGGGTCAG GACTCCAGATGGGCCCCCTATATAAGCCGTCTTCCTCGGCCCGGGGAGCTTCATTGCACG ATATTCTGGAGTAAAGATGAGCTGGACATGGTACGAAAAAGTGCAATATATCATGAAACTGTCAATCAACAAGCCCAagttgaaaaggaatttttggCAATTAGACCA GTTCTTGATAATTTCCCTCATATTTTTGAAGATGTTACACTGAAGGATTTCATGCATGCATATGCATTAG TTGGATCCCGTGCATGGGGAAGTTCAAAGGGTTTATCTCTG ATTCCATTTGCAGATTTCCTAAATCATGATGAGTTTTCAGAGGCAGTGTTGTTAAGTGACAAACATAAAAAAACCTCCGAG GTTATTGCTGAAAGGGATTATGCTACTGGTGAAGAG GTTTTAATAAGGTATGGAAAATTCCCAAACACCACACTCCTGCAGGACTTTGGATTTACGCTTCCATACAACATTCATGATCAG GTTCAAATTTGGGTTGGTGTACCTCAACATGATCCTCTACGTATGATGAAATTGGACCTTTTACACAAACATTGTGCCCCAACAACAGTCAGAACCACTGACGGTTTTGATTCTTGCAAGACTAATTTTACAATCAAGTTG CAGAGACAGAAAGAGGCATCAATGGTGTCCAAACGAGTATCTAGCTGTGCTAATGCAAGTATCTGGCATGACACATTTGGACAAACGACCAATCTACAAGGGAAATTGTCCAACAAATCAtag
- the LOC122082403 gene encoding fructose-bisphosphate aldolase-lysine N-methyltransferase, chloroplastic isoform X2, producing MWAVSRFTNVWFHSPFLIHFSNLHFRLKCFSSLSKVEPCLSEDCDDFFLPWLERKAGTEISSVLSIGKSGYGRSLFASKSIRAGDCILKVPFSVITPDKVLPEISCLLGDDVGYNARLAILILVENKLGQDSRWAPYISRLPRPGELHCTIFWSKDELDMVRKSAIYHETVNQQAQVEKEFLAIRPVLDNFPHIFEDVTLKDFMHAYALVGSRAWGSSKGLSLIPFADFLNHDEFSEAVLLSDKHKKTSEVIAERDYATGEEVLIRYGKFPNTTLLQDFGFTLPYNIHDQVQIWVGVPQHDPLRMMKLDLLHKHCAPTTVRTTDGFDSCKTNFTIKEVRSASRKGKGIPQPLRAFARILSSTSIEELEDLVSEAAQNDGRLARRPLQNNSKEIQAHQFLLSQISQLIQEYEVSIKLLNPDKTTSVGQLAIRAQMARDLLAGERRVLKSASAWLKNYCATLSTAKDHS from the exons ATGTGGGCAGTGAGTCGGTTTACCAACGTCTGGTTTCATAGTCCCTTTCTTATCCACTTTTCAAATCTCCACTTCAGACTGAAATGCTTCTCTTCGCTCTCTAAG GTTGAACCATGTCTAAGTGAAGATTGCGATGATTTTTTCTTGCCGTGGTTAGAGCGGAAGGCAGGGACCGAAATTTCTTCAGTTCTTTCGATTGGGAAGTCTGGATATGGCAG GTCATTGTTCGCATCGAAGTCCATACGAGCTGGAGATTGCATATTAAAGGTTCCTTTCAGCGTG ATAACACCAGATAAAGTTCTTCCCGAAATTAGCTGTTTATTAGGAGATGATGTTGGATATAATGCACGGCTTGCTATTCTTATTTTAGTCGAGAATAAATTGGGTCAG GACTCCAGATGGGCCCCCTATATAAGCCGTCTTCCTCGGCCCGGGGAGCTTCATTGCACG ATATTCTGGAGTAAAGATGAGCTGGACATGGTACGAAAAAGTGCAATATATCATGAAACTGTCAATCAACAAGCCCAagttgaaaaggaatttttggCAATTAGACCA GTTCTTGATAATTTCCCTCATATTTTTGAAGATGTTACACTGAAGGATTTCATGCATGCATATGCATTAG TTGGATCCCGTGCATGGGGAAGTTCAAAGGGTTTATCTCTG ATTCCATTTGCAGATTTCCTAAATCATGATGAGTTTTCAGAGGCAGTGTTGTTAAGTGACAAACATAAAAAAACCTCCGAG GTTATTGCTGAAAGGGATTATGCTACTGGTGAAGAG GTTTTAATAAGGTATGGAAAATTCCCAAACACCACACTCCTGCAGGACTTTGGATTTACGCTTCCATACAACATTCATGATCAG GTTCAAATTTGGGTTGGTGTACCTCAACATGATCCTCTACGTATGATGAAATTGGACCTTTTACACAAACATTGTGCCCCAACAACAGTCAGAACCACTGACGGTTTTGATTCTTGCAAGACTAATTTTACAATCAA GGAAGTAAGATCTGCTAGTAGAAAAGGGAAGGGGATTCCACAGCCACTTCGTGCATTTGCCCGTATTTTGTCCAGCACTTCTATTGAAG AACTGGAGGATTTGGTTTCGGAAGCTGCACAAAATGATGGCCGGCTGGCTCGACGTCCTCTACAGAACAACAGTAAGGAGATCCAAGCCCATCAGTTCCTGCTATCGCAAATTTCACAATTGATTCAGGAATATGAAGTGTCTATCAAG TTACTGAATCCTGACAAGACTACCTCAGTTGGACAGCTTGCTATCCGAGCACAAATGGCTCGAGATCTCCTTGCTGGGGAACGTCGTGTCCTAAAGTCAGCATCTGCTTGGCTAAAGAACTACTGTGCAACCTTATCTACTGCGAAGGATCATTCCTGA
- the LOC122082403 gene encoding fructose-bisphosphate aldolase-lysine N-methyltransferase, chloroplastic isoform X3, which produces MWAVSRFTNVWFHSPFLIHFSNLHFRLKCFSSLSKVEPCLSEDCDDFFLPWLERKAGTEISSVLSIGKSGYGRSLFASKSIRAGDCILKVPFSVQITPDKVLPEISCLLGDDVGYNARLAILILVENKLGQDSRWAPYISRLPRPGELHCTIFWSKDELDMVRKSAIYHETVNQQAQVEKEFLAIRPVLDNFPHIFEDVTLKDFMHAYALVGSRAWGSSKGLSLIPFADFLNHDEFSEAVLLSDKHKKTSEVIAERDYATGEEVLIRYGKFPNTTLLQDFGFTLPYNIHDQVQIWVGVPQHDPLRMMKLDLLHKHCAPTTVRTTDGFDSCKTNFTIKEVRSASRKGKGIPQPLRAFARILSSTSIEELEDLVSEAAQNDGRLARRPLQNNSKEIQAHQFLLSQISQLIQEYEVSIKLAIRAQMARDLLAGERRVLKSASAWLKNYCATLSTAKDHS; this is translated from the exons ATGTGGGCAGTGAGTCGGTTTACCAACGTCTGGTTTCATAGTCCCTTTCTTATCCACTTTTCAAATCTCCACTTCAGACTGAAATGCTTCTCTTCGCTCTCTAAG GTTGAACCATGTCTAAGTGAAGATTGCGATGATTTTTTCTTGCCGTGGTTAGAGCGGAAGGCAGGGACCGAAATTTCTTCAGTTCTTTCGATTGGGAAGTCTGGATATGGCAG GTCATTGTTCGCATCGAAGTCCATACGAGCTGGAGATTGCATATTAAAGGTTCCTTTCAGCGTG CAGATAACACCAGATAAAGTTCTTCCCGAAATTAGCTGTTTATTAGGAGATGATGTTGGATATAATGCACGGCTTGCTATTCTTATTTTAGTCGAGAATAAATTGGGTCAG GACTCCAGATGGGCCCCCTATATAAGCCGTCTTCCTCGGCCCGGGGAGCTTCATTGCACG ATATTCTGGAGTAAAGATGAGCTGGACATGGTACGAAAAAGTGCAATATATCATGAAACTGTCAATCAACAAGCCCAagttgaaaaggaatttttggCAATTAGACCA GTTCTTGATAATTTCCCTCATATTTTTGAAGATGTTACACTGAAGGATTTCATGCATGCATATGCATTAG TTGGATCCCGTGCATGGGGAAGTTCAAAGGGTTTATCTCTG ATTCCATTTGCAGATTTCCTAAATCATGATGAGTTTTCAGAGGCAGTGTTGTTAAGTGACAAACATAAAAAAACCTCCGAG GTTATTGCTGAAAGGGATTATGCTACTGGTGAAGAG GTTTTAATAAGGTATGGAAAATTCCCAAACACCACACTCCTGCAGGACTTTGGATTTACGCTTCCATACAACATTCATGATCAG GTTCAAATTTGGGTTGGTGTACCTCAACATGATCCTCTACGTATGATGAAATTGGACCTTTTACACAAACATTGTGCCCCAACAACAGTCAGAACCACTGACGGTTTTGATTCTTGCAAGACTAATTTTACAATCAA GGAAGTAAGATCTGCTAGTAGAAAAGGGAAGGGGATTCCACAGCCACTTCGTGCATTTGCCCGTATTTTGTCCAGCACTTCTATTGAAG AACTGGAGGATTTGGTTTCGGAAGCTGCACAAAATGATGGCCGGCTGGCTCGACGTCCTCTACAGAACAACAGTAAGGAGATCCAAGCCCATCAGTTCCTGCTATCGCAAATTTCACAATTGATTCAGGAATATGAAGTGTCTATCAAG CTTGCTATCCGAGCACAAATGGCTCGAGATCTCCTTGCTGGGGAACGTCGTGTCCTAAAGTCAGCATCTGCTTGGCTAAAGAACTACTGTGCAACCTTATCTACTGCGAAGGATCATTCCTGA